TCAGAACGGTCTTGCCAACGCCGGCGCCGCCGAACAGGCCCGTCTTGCCGCCACGGATGTAGGGCTCGAGCAGGTCGACGGCCTTGATGCCGGTCTCGAAGATCTCGGTCTTGGTGGTGAGCTCGTCGAAACGGGGCGCTGCATGGTGGATGGGATAGAACTCCTCCACCTCGGGCATGGGCTTGCCGTCGACGGGCTTGCCCATGACGTTCCAAATGCGGCCGAGCGTCTTAGGACCAACGGGCATCTTCATGGGCTCACCGGTATCGGTGGCGATGAGGCCGCGCTGCAGGCCGTCGGTCGAGGACATGGCGACCGTGCGGACCACACCGCCCGGAAGCTGGCTCTCGACCTCGAGGATCGTGCTCAGATGACCGATCGGGGTCTCGGCCTCGACCGTGAGCGCGTTGTAGATCGGGGGCACCGCACCGTCAAACTTGACGTCGACGACAGGGCCGATGATACGCACGATGCGACCATCACCGGCAGTCGTCTTCTTGGTGGCTTCCTCGACCGCAAGCTTTACGGTGTTATTAGCCATTACTGTTCCTCCAATGCTGAGGCTCCACCGACGATCTCGTTAATCTCGGTCGTGATCGAAGCCTGACGCACGCGACTATACGTGCGGGTAAGGGTCGAGATGATCGCGGTGGCGTTTTCCGTCGCGGAGTGCATGGCCTTGCGGCGTGCACCCTGCTCGGCAGCCGCCGAATCGATCAGGGCCTGGTAGATGACCGTCAGGATATAAGACGGCACAAGCTTGCCGAGAACATGCTCGGGAGAGGGCACGAACTCGAACGTGGACGAGATGCGCTTAGGGGCGTCGGTCTCGTTCTTACGCGGACCGTGGGCCATAGCGATCATCTCGGGGTCGAGCGGCAACAGATGCTCGACGCGAAGCTCCTGATCCACGCGGTTCTTGGCGTGGTGGTAGACAAGCTCGACACGGTCAAGCTCACCGGCACGATACGCATCGCAGATATGAGAGGAGATCATGCGGGCCTGATTGAAATCGGGCTCAGAGGAGTTGCCCTCAAAGTGCATGACGACGTTTGCGCGGTCACGGAAATACGTGGCCGGCTTACGCCCGCACGCGATGATCTCGCACTCGATGCCGTCGTTCGCCCAAGAAGCGGCGAGCTTTTCGGCCGTGCGCTCCACCGTCGTATTGAAACCGCCGGCAAGGCCGCGGTCCGAGGCAATAACGACAATCAGGCCATGCTTGACGCTCTCATGCTTCTGCAGCATGGGATCGGTGCCCGAACAGGAGGCGTCGCCGGCGACCGTCAACATGACGTCGGTCAGCGCCTCCTTATAGGGCTCGGCCTGCTTGGAGCGATCGAGGGCACGACGGATCTTGGCCGTAGAGACCATCTCCATCGTGCGCGTGATCTGCTTGGTCGTGGTAACCGAGGAGATTCGCTTCTTAATGTCGCGAAGGTTGGCCATGGGGCTTAGTTCTCCTCTGATCCAGTCGTATCGGCATGGTGCTTGGCCATGAACTGCTGCTTGAAGTCGCCGATGACGCGCAGGAGCTCAGCCTTGGTGTCATCGTCGATCTTCTTGGCGCGAACCTTGTCGAGCAGCGAGCCAAAGCCATTGTCCATGTACTCGACGAGCTCGGCACGGAACGGCAGCACGTCGGCGATCTCCAGATCGTCCAGGAAGCCCTCGTTGCCGGCAAACAGCGTAACGATCTGCTCGCCAACCTCGAACGGTTTGTAGCGCGGCTGCTTAAGGAGCTCGGTCATGCGAGCACCGTGGGTAAGCTGCTTCTGCGTAGCCTCGTCAAGGTCGGAGCCGAACTGCGTGAAGCCGGCGAGCTCCTGGTACGAAGCGAGGTCCAGACGGAGGTTGCCGGCGACCTGCTTCATGGCCTTGGTCTGTGCGTCGCCACCGACGCGGGACACGGAAATGCCCACGTCGACTGCCGGGCGCTGGCCCTGGAAGAAGAGCTCGGACTGCAGGTAGATCTGACCATCGGTAATGGAAATGACGTTGGTCGGAATGTAGGCCGAGACGTCGCCGTCCTGGGTCTCGATGATCGGAAGAGCCGTCATGGAGCCATAACCGTTCTTCTTGGACATCTTGACTGCACGCTCGAGCAGACGAGAGTGCAGGTAGAAGATGTCGCCAGGATAGGCCTCGCGTCCGGGCGGACGATGCAGCGTCAGCGACATCTGACGGTAAGCCACAGCCTGCTTGGACAGGTCGTCGTAGATGACGAGCACGTGGCCGCCGGGGTTGGTCTCGCTGGCGGGCTTGCCGTCCTCACCGTTGTACATGAAGAACTCGCCGATAGCGGCACCGGCCATAGGCGCGATGTACTGCATAGGGGCGGAATCGGCAGCGGTGGCCGAAACGATAATGGTGTAGTCGAGCGCACCGTGCTGAGCGAGGGTCTCGCGGATGTTGGCAACCGTAGAGGCCTTCTGGCCGATGGCGACATAGATGCAGACCATGCCCTTGCCGC
The DNA window shown above is from Collinsella aerofaciens and carries:
- the atpG gene encoding ATP synthase F1 subunit gamma; protein product: MANLRDIKKRISSVTTTKQITRTMEMVSTAKIRRALDRSKQAEPYKEALTDVMLTVAGDASCSGTDPMLQKHESVKHGLIVVIASDRGLAGGFNTTVERTAEKLAASWANDGIECEIIACGRKPATYFRDRANVVMHFEGNSSEPDFNQARMISSHICDAYRAGELDRVELVYHHAKNRVDQELRVEHLLPLDPEMIAMAHGPRKNETDAPKRISSTFEFVPSPEHVLGKLVPSYILTVIYQALIDSAAAEQGARRKAMHSATENATAIISTLTRTYSRVRQASITTEINEIVGGASALEEQ
- the atpA gene encoding F0F1 ATP synthase subunit alpha gives rise to the protein MSETLNAQDIAKKLQEQLTSLSATVDTHEVSTVDEVGDGIARVSGLKSAMAGELLEFKSSDTGETVFGLAQNLDRDEVGAVLFGAVDSIKEGDECRTTGRIMDIPVSRAMLGRVVNPLGQPIDGLGDIVATHRRPIEFKAPGVIDRTPVCEPVQTGLLAIDSMVPIGRGQRELIIGDRKTGKTAIAIDAILNQRGKGMVCIYVAIGQKASTVANIRETLAQHGALDYTIIVSATAADSAPMQYIAPMAGAAIGEFFMYNGEDGKPASETNPGGHVLVIYDDLSKQAVAYRQMSLTLHRPPGREAYPGDIFYLHSRLLERAVKMSKKNGYGSMTALPIIETQDGDVSAYIPTNVISITDGQIYLQSELFFQGQRPAVDVGISVSRVGGDAQTKAMKQVAGNLRLDLASYQELAGFTQFGSDLDEATQKQLTHGARMTELLKQPRYKPFEVGEQIVTLFAGNEGFLDDLEIADVLPFRAELVEYMDNGFGSLLDKVRAKKIDDDTKAELLRVIGDFKQQFMAKHHADTTGSEEN